The Microbacterium luteum nucleotide sequence GGACTGGATCTCATCCGCGATGAAGAGCACGTTCTTCTCGGTGCAGATCTCACGCACGCGGGTGAGGAATCCTTCCGGCGGGATGACGACGCCGGCCTCGCCCTGGATGGGCTCGATGAGGACGGCCGCGGTGTTCTCGTCGATCGCCGCCGCGATCGCCTCGGCGTCGCCGAAGGGCACCTGCACGAAGCCGGGACCGTACGGACCGAACGCGTCGTGCGCATCCGGGTCGTCGCTGAAGCCCACGATGGTCGTGGTGCGCCCGTGGAAGTTGCCGCCCGCGACGACGATGCGGGCGGCATCCGTCTTGACGCCCTTCACCCGGTACGCCCACGCGCGGGCGACCTTGATTCCCGTCTCGACGGCCTCGGCGCCGGTGTTCATGGGCAGCACGAGGTCTTTCCGGCACAGCTTCGCCAGGCCCGACGAGAACTCGACGAGCTGATCGTTGTGGTAGGCGCGGCTCGTGAGGGTCAGGCGCTGCAGCTGCTCCTGCGCGACGGCGACGAGCGCCGGGTGCAGGTGTCCGAAGTTCAGCGCGGAGTACGCCGAGAGCAGGTCGAGGTAACGCTTGCCTTCGACGTCGGTGACCCACACGCCCTCGCCGCGCGAGATCACGACCGGCAGCGGGTTGTAGTTGTGGGCGAGGTGCTCGTCCTCCGCGCCGATGACGCGGATGGTGGCGGTGTCGAGGCTGGGCGAGGTGGCGGGGGTCATACCGGCGTTTCCTTGGATCGCAGTTCGAGGGTGCAGCACTTGATGCCGCCGCCGCCGAGCAGCAGCTCGGACAGGTCGACGAGCACCGGGTGATAGCCGCGTTCGCGCAGCTGGGTCTCGAAGCCCTTCGCGCGCGGCGAGATGATGACGTTCCGGCCGTCGGAGGCAGAGTTGAGACCGAAGACAGCGCCGTCCTCGTCGGAAACGCGGATCGCATCCGGATACCGCTCGGCGAGGATCGAGCGACTGGGCTCGTCGAAGGCGCCCGGCAGGTACGCGATGTTCGCGTGGTCGACGCCGCCGGGGCCCTGCACCGGGTCGAGCACGGCGATCGCGGTGTCGAGGTGGTAGAAGCGCGGGTCGACCAGGTTGAGCGAGACGACCTCGCGGCCGAAGACCTCGCCGACCTCGCCGTGGCTGTCGCCGGTCGAGCGGAAGCCGGTGCCGGCGAGGATGGTGTCGCCGACGAGCAGGAAATCGCCCTCGCCCTCGTTGACCTCGCGCGGCGCGACGACCTCGAACCCGTTCTGCCCGAACCAGTCCATGAAGGCCGGCCCCTCGGGCACGCGCTCATCGAAGCGGAACTTCGCCCCGTAGGCGACGCCGTCGATCACGAATCCGCCGTTGGCCGTGTAGACCATGTCGGGCAGACCCTCGAGCGGATCGATCAGCTCGACCTCGTGACCCAGCTCGATGTAGGTGTCGTACAGCGCCTGCCACTGCCGCACGGCCTTGGCCGTGTCGGTGGGCTTCGCCGGCTCCATCCACGGGTTGATGGTGTAGCTGACGGTGAAGTGCTCCGGGCGGCACATCAGGTACCGGCGGTGCTGCGCGACGCGCTCGGTGGCGGCGGTGCTCGACGAATCGGTGTGGTGCGTGGACATCTTCGCTCCTCAGTGAAGGGGGCGGCGGACGCTGTCCAGAGGCCCGGCGGTCCTGTCCCCGCCGTGGATCGCACGAGGAGAAGCGGCGGCCCGGGCACGCCGGAGTCCATTGTGGCACGATGCGCGCTCGGTCGGAGATTCACGCCGAGGTCGCGCCGGACGGGCGCATCCGGCACGCGTCGTCGTCGGAGATTCGCGCCGATGTCGGAGGATCTGCGCCGAATCCTCCGACATCCGGCCGATTCTCCGACATCGGCGGGGCGGGGGGCGGGGGGCGGAGCGGAGCGGGGGCCGGGTGGGCCGGGGCGGGTGAGGATGCGGTCAGAGGCCGAGGGCGGCGAGGTAGGCGTTGCCGAAGCGGCGGCCGGGGTCGAGGCGGTCCCGCAGCGCGGTGAAGTCCCGCCAGCGGGGGTAGCGGGCGGCGAGGGTCGCGGCATCCATCGCGAAGACCTTGCCCCAGTGCGGGCGCGCCGAGTCCGGCAGCGCCTCCTCGATGAGCGGCAGCACCGCACCGACGGCATTCGGGTCGAGGCGCCACGTGAAGTGCAGACCGACGGTGTCGCGGCCGTACGCGGCACTCAGCCACAGGTCGTCGGCCGCCATCGTGCGCACCTCGCACACCTGCAGCGCCGGGGCGATCCGCGGCGCGAGGCGGCGAAGCGCATCGATCGCCGCAGGGGCGTCGGCGCGATCGACGAGGTACTCGCTCTGCAGCTCGTCGCCCGCCGACGGAGTGAACTCGAGGCGGAAGTGCGGCAACCGCGCGAACCACGGACCGGGTTCGCCGCCCTGCACGGTGCACGGGGCGGGGTCGATGCCCGGCAGCGGATGCCGCGGCCCGTCGGCCTCGCGCCCGCCGAGCGCGCGCAGCGCGTCGTGATCAGCGTGCCCCGGGCGGGCCTTCACCCACACCTGGCCGATCGCGTCGGCGTCCTGCCACGTCGTGAACATGCTCACACTGTCGCCGGCGCCGGTCACGGCGGAGATCTCCGGCAGCACGTCGTCCCACCGGACGCCTTCGAACACCGTCTGCGCGATCTCGTACGCCGGCTCGACCTCGAGGGTCAGGTGGGTGACCACGCCGAGTGCCCCGAGCCCCACGACGGCACCGGCGAAGTCGGCGTCGCCGCGGCGCAGCACGAGGGTTTCCCCCTCGGCGGTCACGAGTTCCACCGCCGTCACCTGGGTGCCCAGGGTGCCGATCCGGTCGCCGGACCCGTGCGTCCCGGTCTGCACCGCACCGGCGACGGAGATGTGCGGCAGCGAGGCGAGGTTGGCGAGTGCCACACCGGCGGCGTCGAGGGCCGGCACGACGTCGCCGTGGCGGAGACCGGCCGGCACGCGCGCGAGGCCGGCGGCCGCATCCACCTCGACCTCGCCCGGCAGGTGGGCGAGCGAGACGAGCACGCCCTCGGTGTCGGCGATGTCGGTGAAGGAGTGGCGGCTGCCGAGGGCTCGCACGCGGGGCTCCTCCACGACGATGGCAGCGAGCTCGTCGAGGCTTCGGGGTTCAGCGATGCGCCGCGCCCGGTAGGTGACATTGCCGGCCCAGTTGCGCTCGCTCATCCCCTCATTCCAGCATGCCTGCGACACGCGGCGCCGCTGTTTCGAAACCGCACCGTCGGAGATTCGCGCCGATGTCGGAGAATCCGCGCCGAATCCTCCGACCTCGGGGCGATTCTCCGACATCCGGGCGGCCGGCACGGGGTCCGCGAGGCCGCCTCAGACCGAGATCCTTCACCCCGCGGGTCAGATCACCGCGTCGGACCACGGGTCGGGGTTGCCGAACCGGTGGGCGGTGATCGAGACGGCCTGCTCGTGCAGGAAGGGCAGCAGCTCGATGCGACCGGCCGTGGTGACCTCCGAGTCGTACACGGCGAGATCGGGATCGCCGCCCGTCCCCTCGGCGAGCGCGCGGTGCAGCGGCGGCAGGGAGTCGCGGGTTCCGACCAGCCGCGCCCGAGGGGGTCGGTTCGGCAGGGTCATCCGCCCGATCCACTCCGCATCGCTCTCGACGTAGACGGTCACGCCGTGGTCGTCGAGCGTGCGCCGCACTTCGGCCGGCAGCCCCACCGGCGCACTGACGGTGATCGACGAACCGGAGCGGATGCCGGCGACGATCACGCGCAGCAGCGCCTGCCAGGTCGCGTCGCCCGCCGCCCGCACCGCGACGTCGACCGGGCGATAGCGGAACAGGTTCCGCTCGATGCCGAGCCCCGACACGTCGCGCACCTGGCCGAACTCCCGACTCCACACCACCGCATCCGACAGCGCACCCCGACGCAGCCAGTCGAAGGCGTCGTACGACAGCGACGGCTGGGCGGATTCGATGACGGCGGTGATGCGGGAGTCGAGCCCCTTCAGGTGGAGCGTCTGCGAGCCGGCCCCACCGGGGGTCGGCCGCCACGAGCCGAGCCCGATGAGGTAGTTCGGTCCGCCCGCCTTCGCTCCCGGCCCGACCGACGAGCGCTTCCACCCGCCGAAGGGCTGACGCTGCACGATCGCACCCGTGATGCCGCGGTTGACGTAGAGATTGCCGGCCTGCACGCCGTCGAGCCACCGGGCGAGGTCGTCGGGGCTCTGCGTGTGCAGGCCCGCTGTCAGGCCGTACGCGACGGCGTTCTGGAGGTCGATGGCCTCCTCGAGCGACGCGGCGTGCATGATGCCGAGCACGGGCCCGAAGAACTCCTCGAGATGCATGCGCGATCCCGGCTGCACCCCGACGCGCACTCCCGGCGTCCACAGACGACCGTCGTATGCGGGTCCGGCGTCGAGCAGGGTCGGCTCCACGAGCCACTGCTCGCCGTCGTCGAGGGTCGAAAGCGCCCACTCCAGCTTGCCCTGCGGCTTCTCGATGACCGGGCCCACCTCGGCGAGCGGATCCGTCGGCGGCGCGACGCGCAGCGATCGCACCGCGTCGACGAGCTGCCGGGAGAACCGCCTCGACCGCCCGACCGGGCCGACGAGGATGGCCAGCGACGCCGCCGAGCACTTCTGACCGGCATGACCGAAGGCGCTCTTGACGAGGTCGGATGCGGCGAGGTCGAGGTCGGCGGAGGGCGTGACGATCACGGCGTTCTTGCCGCTCGTCTCGGCCAGCAGCGGCAGATCGGGGCGCCACGAGCGGAACAGCGCGGCGGTGTCCCACGAGCCGGTGAGGATGACGCGGTCGACGTCGGGATGAGCGATGAGTCGTCGGCCGAGGTCGGCCTCGTCGATGTCGACGAACGCGAGCACGTCACGGGGCACCCCGGCGGACCACAGCGCTTCGGCGACGACCGCCGCGCAGCGCCGCGACGGCGGCGCGGGCTTGAACACGACGCCCGACCCGGCGGCGAGCGCGGCCAGCACGCCGCCCGCGGGGATCGCGATCGGGAAGTTCCACGACGGGGCGACGACGGTGACGCTCGACGGCAGGAACAGCGCGCCGCCCACGCGGTCGAGCTCGCGCGCGGTCGCCGCGTAGTAGTTCGCGAAGTCGACCGCTTCGCTGACCTCGACATCGGCCTCGGCGAACACCTTCCCCGTCTCCGAGGCGGCGACCTCGATGAGCTCCCCCCTCCGCGCCTCCAGGGCGCGCGCGGCGGCCTGGAGCACGGTCGCCCGCTCGGAGGCCGGGCGCGCACCCCACGCGCGCGCCGCATCCCGCACGCCCTGCACGGCGCGATCGAGGTCGGCCTCGTCGTTCACACGGGATGCCGCGACGACGCTCTCCCCCGCGGTCGAGGTCGCGACGCGGGCGAGGATGTCGGCCGCCCACGCCCGGTTGGCTGCGAGCGCCGGGTCGGAGTCCGGCGTGTTGACGAACCCTGGCGCGCCGGCCGCGGGCGCCAGCGTGCGACGTTCGCGCTCGGAGAAGACGGCGGTGTCGACGAACGCCTCGCCGCCGAACCGCACGGCGTCGCCGAACGAGCCGAAGGGCGTCGCGTCGGTGTCGCCATCGTCACCGGAGGAGCGCGCGATGCCGAGGACGGCCTGCGTGAGCCCGCTCTCGGCGGGCGTGCCGGTCTGCGCCTGCTCCGGTTCGCGCAGCACGGCGCGGGCCCCGCCCGCGACGGCGCGCGCGTCGTCGGCATCGGGCTGGGCAGCGCGATCCTGCGCGCGGTTCGGCCCGGCCGGTAGCGACGGGTCGGCGGCCCGAGCCACCGATGCGAGAAAGCGGTCGCGCTCGCGGTCGAACAGCTCGGAGTCCTCGGCGATCTCGAACGCCGCCGACAGGAAGTTCTCGCTCGACGCGTTCTCCTCCAGCCGCCGCACCAGGTAGCTGATCGCGACGTCGAACTCATCCGGCCGCACCACGGGCACATAGAGCAGCACGTGTCCCACCTCTTGGGCGACCGCGGCCACCTGCCCCTGGGCCATGCCCAGCAGCATCTCCATCTCGAGGTCGTCCGAGACGCCGCGGTCGCCGGCGAGCAGCCACGCGTAGGCGATGTGGAACAGGTTGTGCCCGGCGACCCCGAGACGCACGGCGGCGGTGTTCTCCGGCCGCAGCGCGTGATCGAGGCACCGCACGTAGTTCGCGTCGGTGTCGACCTTCGCGTCGTAGGTGGCGAGCTCCCACCCGTGCAGCACCGCGTCGACGCGCTCCATCGCGAGATTCGCGCCCTTCACCAGCCGCACCTTGATGCGCGCGCCCCCGGCGGCCACGCGCTGCCGGGCCCACGCAGTGAGCTGCTGCAGCGCCGGCAGCGCATCCGGCAGGTAGGTCTGCAGCACGATGCCGGCCTCGAGACCGGCCAGGCGGGGGTCTTCGAGGATGCGCGTGAAGACGGCGATGGTCAGGTCGAGGTCGCGGTACTCCTCCATGTCGAGATTGATGAAGGTGTCGTCGGAGGCCGCCGACAGGTAGAGGGGCAGGAGGCGTTCGACGACCGCGTCGACGACCTCGTCGAAGGCCCACATCGAGATGTGGCTCGCGATGGCGGAGACCTTGACCGAGACGTAGTCGACGTCGGGTCGACGGATGAGGTCGTGGATGCCGTCGAGCCGCCGTTTCGCCTCGGCCTCGCCGAGAACGGCCTCGCCGAGCAGATTCAGGTTGAGCCGCGCCCCGGATTCGCGCAGCCGCTCGATGGCCGGACCGAACTTGTCGGGGCGCGCATCCACCACCAGGTGCCCCACCATCTCCCGCAGCACCCGGCGCGCGATCGGCACGACCGGCGCGGGCAGCACCGGGGCGACGGCACCGCCGACCCGCACGGCGCCGCGCAGGTACCACGGCAGGAACTCGGGCACGAGCGGCGCGATGCGGTTGAGGCGCGAGGCGGCCGCACCCAGGCTCTCCGGGCGCATGACGCCGTCGACGAAGCCCATCGTGAACGGCAGCCCGTTGGCGTCCTTGAGCACCCCCGCGAGCCGCTGGGCGGCCGGGTCGGTCTCGACCTGCGCGGATTCGCGCGTCCAGCGCTTGGCGAGCGCGACGGCGCGGGCGGTGAGACTGTCCGAAGACACTCGCGACGGGGAGGGCTGGGACATACGCGAAGCCTACGTCGGCGCACCCGCGGAGCCGAGGAGCGATCCGGGCGATTCAGCCCCAGATGCTGGGGGCCTCGCGACGGGTCGAGGGAAGGGCTGAGGCGGACGCCCAGTCATGGATCCACGCATCGACGTCGGGGATGCCCTCGGGGCGGCCGACCGCGCCGAACAGCTCCTCGTGGGAGAGGGTGCCGCCGCTGCGCTTCATCATGCGGGCGCGGATGACGGCACGGGCATAGACCTCGCCGTCGACCACCGCGCGATGCTCGAGGTACACCGCCCGGTCGTCGTGCCCGATGAGCCGCGACTCGACGTCGAATCGCTGCCACAGGTTCAGCGACTTGCGGAAGGTCACCGTCTCCGACGACACGACGGCGTACCAGCCGTGCCGGCGCATCGCGCCGAGCAGCCCGGTGCGGGTGAGCAGGTCCCACCGCCCGAGGTCGAACAGCGAAAGGTATCTGCCGTTGTTCATGTGCTGCAGGATGTCGATGTCGGTCGGCAGGGTCGTCAGGCGGATGCGTCCGACCGCCGTCGGCGACATGGCCCCCTCGCGGCGCATGCGCCGGCGTGCGAGCAGGATCGTCAGCAGGGTGCGCCACCACACATTCACGAGCGCCGATGGTAGCGATTCACGACGTCCCGCGCGATCCGGTTGTCGGAACGGCACAAATCCCTCGCGCGGCGCGCATCCGGCTCTCGCGCGGCGCGCATCCGTTCCTGCGCGCGGCGCGCATCCGTTCCCGTGCTCGTCGCCCGGCGTTCACCGGCGGATTTCCGGCCGGGCGCGGCCGAGCGTAGAGTCACCGCATGGAAGCCGAACTGCAGACCGACATCGTCGTCCGTCCGGTCCGGGACGTGGATGCCGTCGACCTCGGTCGAGTGCACGCGACCTGCTGGCACGAGACCTATGACCACCTCATCAGCAAGGCCGCGCTGGAGAAGGTGTCGCCACGACGCCTGGCGGAACTCTGGACCCACTGGGCCGTGCAGGGCGACGACTTCCGGATGTTCGCCGCACTCGTCGAGGGCGAGATCGTCGGGTTCGCCGGATCCGGTCCCGCCCGCGACAAGGATGCCGTGCGCAACCGCGAGCTGTACTTCATCTACCTGCTCGACGCGTGGCACGGCACCGGCATCGGCCAGAAGCTCTTCGACGCGGTCGTGCCCGCCGACGAGGAGATCTATCTCTGGGTCGCCGAGGACAACCCGCGCGCTCACCGCTTCTACACCCGCAACGGCTTCACGCTCGACGGCGCGACCCACACCGAGCCCTTCCTCGGTGAGACGCTGACCGAAGTGCGCTTCGTGCGCTGACCGGCGTGCTGCAGGCGTGGGCCCTCGAGGGCATCCCCGAGGTCTCACCCGGTGACGATCTGGTCGCCCTGATCGCCGACGCCGTCGCGCACGGCGTTCCGCTGGCCGACGGCGACATCGTCGTGGTGACCTCGAAGATCGTGTCCAAGGCCGAGGGCCGCATCCTGCATGCCGACGACCGCGAAGACGCCATCACCGAGCAGACCGTGCGACTGGTCGCCTCGCGCACGAGCCCGACCGGACACGTGACGCGCATCGTGGAGAATCCCCTCGGCATCGTCTCGGCCGCCGCCGGAGTGGATGCCTCCAACACCCCCGATGGCACGGTGCTGCTGCTGCCCGCGGACCCCGACGCCTCGGCCCGCGCGATCGCGTCCGGCCTGCGAGAGCGCTGCGGCGCCCGCATCGGCGTGCTCGTGACCGACACGCTCGGCCGCGCATGGCGCGAGGGTCAGACCGACCACGCGATCGGCGCCGCCGGCGTGCACGTGTTCGAAGACCTGCGCGGGCACACCGACACCGAAGGCCGACCCCTCGTGGTGACGATGCCGTGCGTCGCCGACGAGATCGCGGGTGCCGCCGACCTCGTCAAGGGCAAGGCCGCGGGGCTGCCCGTCGCCGTCGTCCGGGGGCGCGCCGACCTCGTCGGCGACCTCGACCTGCCCGGCGCCCGCACGATCGTGCGCCCCGCCGAGCGCGACATGTTCCGGCAGGGCGCCGACGAGGCCTACGCCGAGGGGTACGCCGCCGGCCGCGCCGCGCGCGCCTGAGCGCGGCCCTCAGCTGCCGTCACCCTGGGGCCCGCGCCACCCTGAGGCCCGCGCCACCTCAAGGCCACCGCGCGCGCCTCAAACCGTGTGCGCCTCAAGAGGAGATCCCGCTCCGAGAGGACGCTTCGTTGCGGATCCGTCCTCTCCAGCCGGGTTCTCCTCTTGAGCGCCGGACCGGATCCGGGCGCGGGCAGGGGCGCGGGCAGGATGCGGCCGCGGGTCCGAGGCCCCGAGGCCTCAGCGTGCGCCTCAAACCGCGTGCGCCTCAGGAGGAGATCCCGCTCCCAGAGGACGCTTCGTTGCGGATCCGTCCTCTCCAGCCGGGATATCCTCCCGGCCGCGGGACCGCGCGCGCCTGAGCGCGGCCCTCAGCTGCCGGGGATGAGGCGGAGGTCGCCGGCGGAGACGTCTCCGGAGATGCGGTGGGCGGCGTCGGGCGAGGTCTGCAGCCGGTTGGTCACCTCACCGGCCGACACGTCGACGTCGACGGCATAGACGTCGTCGGGGACGACCAGGCGGAGGGATCCGGCGCTCACCGACACCTGCAGGGCGTCGGGGGCGCTCCCGCCGAGTCGCGCGACGATCTCCCCGGCGCTGACGTCGAAGCGCCCGTCGGCCACGTCCGACACATCGAGCCCGATCTTGCCGGCGCTCACGTCGGCGACGACGCCGTCGGCGGTGCCGCCGAGGTCGATCTCCCCGGCGCTGACGGACACGTCGACCTCGCCCCAGTCAGCGTCCGCGACGATGCGTCCCGCGGCGAGGTCCAGCGCCGCATCCATTCCGGCCCCTTCGAGTCGCTCGGGCAGCACCAGCACGGCGCTGCCGTTGCCGCCGAAGAGCCACGGGATGCCGAAGAACTCGTCCGGGGTCGAGACGGCGAGGCGGTCGCCGTCGCGCTCGAGCCGCCATTGGTCGGCGGCGGCTGCGCGCGACACGTCGAGGCGCGCCTCGTCGACGTCGGCGAATTCGACGCGCAGCTCGGCGGCCGTGACGTCGACGTCGAGGGTGCGCACGCCGACCGCGTCCGCGGTGTGCGATGCGTCATCGACCATCGCCGCGCCCACGGCCCGGAACGACGTCGCGACCAGCGCCCCGACGATCACGACCACGCCGAACGCGATCGTGAGGATCGCGATGACGGTCGACGACGCGCGCGTGCGCGACGGCGGCGCGGTCGGCGCAGGGGCGGCCGGCGGCTGCTCAGGCGGTGGGGTGAGGGTGTCGGTCATGACGGTTCTCCTGTCTGCGGGGCGCCGGTGACGGGGCCGCCGTGCTCGAGGTGGGCGAGCACGGCCAGGACGCGCCGGTTCCCCGATTCGTCCTGTTCGAGGTCGAGCTTCTGGAAGACGGCGGTGATGTGCTTCTCGACGCTGCCCTCGCTGACGAAGAGGGTGCGCGCGATCGCGTGATTGGACTTCCCCTCCGCGATGAGGGCGAGAACGCTCGCCTCCCGGTCGGTGAGGCGGCTCATCCGTTCGTCGAGGGCGCGGCGCGACAGCAGCTGCGCGACGACCTCGGGGTCGAGGATGGTGCCGCCGGCACCGATCCGCTCGACGCTCTCGACGAACTCGCCCACGTCGGCGACGCGGTCCTTCAGGAGGTAGCCGAGGGCTCCTCCCTTGCCGGCGATGAGGTCGCTGGCGTAGCGCTCCTCGACGTACTGCGAGAGCACGAGCACCGGCAGCTGCGGGTCGGCGGCGCGCAGCCGCAGGGCGGCGCGGATGCCCTCGTCGGTCCGCGTCGGCGGCAGCCGCACGTCGAGGATGCACAGGTCGGGCGAGACCTCGACGACGGTGTCGTCGAGCCGCGTCGCGTCGGAAAGGGCGGCGACCACCTCGTGGCCGGCGTCGGCGAGCAGGCGCACCAGGCCCTCCCGCAGCAGTGCGGAGTCTTCGCAGATCAGGATGCGCATGGCACCGTCACCTCCACCGTCGTCGGGCCCCCGCCGGGACTGTCGAGGCGGAACGTGCCGCCGACGCCGAGCACGCGATTGGCGATGCCGTCGAGTCCGCCGCCGGCGACGACGCGGGCACCGCCCACGCCGTTGTCTTCGATGCGGGCCCAGAGCGTGCCCTCCTCGCGCAGCCGCACGAGCACGCGCGCTTCGGTCCCCCGAGAGTGCTTGGCGGCGTTGGTGAGCGACTCGGCGATGACGAAGTACACCGCGGCCTCGGCGGCCGGACCGCACCGGCCGGGAACGCGCACGTCGAGGGTGACCGGCACCGGCGAGCGGGCGGCGAGCGCCGACAGGGCGGCGTCGAGTCCGCGGTCGTCGAGGACCGAGGTGTGGATGCCGCGGGCGAGCTGGCGCAGCTCGGTGATCGCGGCCTTCGTCGAGGTGTGCGCCTCGGCGATCAGCTCCTTGGCGGCCTGCGGGTCGACGTCGACCTTCTGCTGGGCGAGGCCCAGCGTCATCCCGACCGAGACCAGTCTCGGCTGCACGCCGTCGTGGAGATCGCGCTCGATCCGGGTGCGCTCGACCTCGGCCGATCGCACCGCGCCGGCACGCTGCTCCTGGGAGAGTCGCGCTTCGTGGGCGAGCTGCGCTTCCCGGGAGGGAACGAGGATCGCCCGGCCGAGCACCCCGTGCAGGATGGCGAGTCCCACGAGGGCGGCGGATGCGGCGAGCGCCCCGACGATGCCCACGGGCACGGCGAGGGCCGACCCCACGTCGAGTCCGATGCCGAACAGACGCACGGTCTCGCCCGCGTACAGCGGTGCGAAGGCGCCGGCGATGCCCGCGATGACGGCCGTGAGGAGCGGGACGACGAGAAGACCGAGGACGGTCGAGACCGCGATGCTGGCGATGCCGCGCCACACGATCGGGTCGGTGAACTGCGCCCAGACCATGCGGAGGAACCCGCCGAATCCGGGGCGCGAAGAGCGGCGGACGCGGACCGGTGGCAGCTCCAGGCCGTAGAGGCCGTCGACGCGGGCGTACTCGAGCCACGCGGTGGCGTACATCGCGTAGACGAGCACGTAGAGCAGCAGCAGGCCGACGCCGAGAAGGGGCACGAGGCCCAGTCCGACCCCCAGCAGGGTGAACAGCACGGTGAAGACGGCGGGACCGATCACGCCGAGCGCGGCGAGCTGCGCGAGCGATCCGGCGATCATCGCCGGTGCGGCCGGCCGGCGTCCGGGTGGGGAGTCGGGAGTGGTCATGTCGACAACGGTACGACCGGCCCCCGGCGACGCGCGCCCGA carries:
- a CDS encoding proline dehydrogenase family protein; the encoded protein is MSQPSPSRVSSDSLTARAVALAKRWTRESAQVETDPAAQRLAGVLKDANGLPFTMGFVDGVMRPESLGAAASRLNRIAPLVPEFLPWYLRGAVRVGGAVAPVLPAPVVPIARRVLREMVGHLVVDARPDKFGPAIERLRESGARLNLNLLGEAVLGEAEAKRRLDGIHDLIRRPDVDYVSVKVSAIASHISMWAFDEVVDAVVERLLPLYLSAASDDTFINLDMEEYRDLDLTIAVFTRILEDPRLAGLEAGIVLQTYLPDALPALQQLTAWARQRVAAGGARIKVRLVKGANLAMERVDAVLHGWELATYDAKVDTDANYVRCLDHALRPENTAAVRLGVAGHNLFHIAYAWLLAGDRGVSDDLEMEMLLGMAQGQVAAVAQEVGHVLLYVPVVRPDEFDVAISYLVRRLEENASSENFLSAAFEIAEDSELFDRERDRFLASVARAADPSLPAGPNRAQDRAAQPDADDARAVAGGARAVLREPEQAQTGTPAESGLTQAVLGIARSSGDDGDTDATPFGSFGDAVRFGGEAFVDTAVFSERERRTLAPAAGAPGFVNTPDSDPALAANRAWAADILARVATSTAGESVVAASRVNDEADLDRAVQGVRDAARAWGARPASERATVLQAAARALEARRGELIEVAASETGKVFAEADVEVSEAVDFANYYAATARELDRVGGALFLPSSVTVVAPSWNFPIAIPAGGVLAALAAGSGVVFKPAPPSRRCAAVVAEALWSAGVPRDVLAFVDIDEADLGRRLIAHPDVDRVILTGSWDTAALFRSWRPDLPLLAETSGKNAVIVTPSADLDLAASDLVKSAFGHAGQKCSAASLAILVGPVGRSRRFSRQLVDAVRSLRVAPPTDPLAEVGPVIEKPQGKLEWALSTLDDGEQWLVEPTLLDAGPAYDGRLWTPGVRVGVQPGSRMHLEEFFGPVLGIMHAASLEEAIDLQNAVAYGLTAGLHTQSPDDLARWLDGVQAGNLYVNRGITGAIVQRQPFGGWKRSSVGPGAKAGGPNYLIGLGSWRPTPGGAGSQTLHLKGLDSRITAVIESAQPSLSYDAFDWLRRGALSDAVVWSREFGQVRDVSGLGIERNLFRYRPVDVAVRAAGDATWQALLRVIVAGIRSGSSITVSAPVGLPAEVRRTLDDHGVTVYVESDAEWIGRMTLPNRPPRARLVGTRDSLPPLHRALAEGTGGDPDLAVYDSEVTTAGRIELLPFLHEQAVSITAHRFGNPDPWSDAVI
- the cofE gene encoding coenzyme F420-0:L-glutamate ligase, whose product is MLQAWALEGIPEVSPGDDLVALIADAVAHGVPLADGDIVVVTSKIVSKAEGRILHADDREDAITEQTVRLVASRTSPTGHVTRIVENPLGIVSAAAGVDASNTPDGTVLLLPADPDASARAIASGLRERCGARIGVLVTDTLGRAWREGQTDHAIGAAGVHVFEDLRGHTDTEGRPLVVTMPCVADEIAGAADLVKGKAAGLPVAVVRGRADLVGDLDLPGARTIVRPAERDMFRQGADEAYAEGYAAGRAARA
- the ddaH gene encoding dimethylargininase, which encodes MSTHHTDSSSTAATERVAQHRRYLMCRPEHFTVSYTINPWMEPAKPTDTAKAVRQWQALYDTYIELGHEVELIDPLEGLPDMVYTANGGFVIDGVAYGAKFRFDERVPEGPAFMDWFGQNGFEVVAPREVNEGEGDFLLVGDTILAGTGFRSTGDSHGEVGEVFGREVVSLNLVDPRFYHLDTAIAVLDPVQGPGGVDHANIAYLPGAFDEPSRSILAERYPDAIRVSDEDGAVFGLNSASDGRNVIISPRAKGFETQLRERGYHPVLVDLSELLLGGGGIKCCTLELRSKETPV
- a CDS encoding GNAT family N-acetyltransferase, which gives rise to MEAELQTDIVVRPVRDVDAVDLGRVHATCWHETYDHLISKAALEKVSPRRLAELWTHWAVQGDDFRMFAALVEGEIVGFAGSGPARDKDAVRNRELYFIYLLDAWHGTGIGQKLFDAVVPADEEIYLWVAEDNPRAHRFYTRNGFTLDGATHTEPFLGETLTEVRFVR
- a CDS encoding thioesterase family protein, which gives rise to MNVWWRTLLTILLARRRMRREGAMSPTAVGRIRLTTLPTDIDILQHMNNGRYLSLFDLGRWDLLTRTGLLGAMRRHGWYAVVSSETVTFRKSLNLWQRFDVESRLIGHDDRAVYLEHRAVVDGEVYARAVIRARMMKRSGGTLSHEELFGAVGRPEGIPDVDAWIHDWASASALPSTRREAPSIWG
- a CDS encoding response regulator, with product MRILICEDSALLREGLVRLLADAGHEVVAALSDATRLDDTVVEVSPDLCILDVRLPPTRTDEGIRAALRLRAADPQLPVLVLSQYVEERYASDLIAGKGGALGYLLKDRVADVGEFVESVERIGAGGTILDPEVVAQLLSRRALDERMSRLTDREASVLALIAEGKSNHAIARTLFVSEGSVEKHITAVFQKLDLEQDESGNRRVLAVLAHLEHGGPVTGAPQTGEPS
- a CDS encoding FAD-binding protein produces the protein MSERNWAGNVTYRARRIAEPRSLDELAAIVVEEPRVRALGSRHSFTDIADTEGVLVSLAHLPGEVEVDAAAGLARVPAGLRHGDVVPALDAAGVALANLASLPHISVAGAVQTGTHGSGDRIGTLGTQVTAVELVTAEGETLVLRRGDADFAGAVVGLGALGVVTHLTLEVEPAYEIAQTVFEGVRWDDVLPEISAVTGAGDSVSMFTTWQDADAIGQVWVKARPGHADHDALRALGGREADGPRHPLPGIDPAPCTVQGGEPGPWFARLPHFRLEFTPSAGDELQSEYLVDRADAPAAIDALRRLAPRIAPALQVCEVRTMAADDLWLSAAYGRDTVGLHFTWRLDPNAVGAVLPLIEEALPDSARPHWGKVFAMDAATLAARYPRWRDFTALRDRLDPGRRFGNAYLAALGL
- the rocD gene encoding ornithine--oxo-acid transaminase, translating into MTPATSPSLDTATIRVIGAEDEHLAHNYNPLPVVISRGEGVWVTDVEGKRYLDLLSAYSALNFGHLHPALVAVAQEQLQRLTLTSRAYHNDQLVEFSSGLAKLCRKDLVLPMNTGAEAVETGIKVARAWAYRVKGVKTDAARIVVAGGNFHGRTTTIVGFSDDPDAHDAFGPYGPGFVQVPFGDAEAIAAAIDENTAAVLIEPIQGEAGVVIPPEGFLTRVREICTEKNVLFIADEIQSGLGRVGETFACDREGVVPDVYLLGKALGGGILPVSAVVADRDVLGVIKPGEHGSTFGGNPLAAAVGARVVEMLASGEFQTRAKALGEHLEAKLQGLVGNGVTAVRVAGLWAGVDIDPSVGSGREVAERLLGRGVLVKDTHGATIRIAPPLTIRATELDWAIEQLKVVLAA